A window of the Candidatus Liberibacter solanacearum CLso-ZC1 genome harbors these coding sequences:
- the argJ gene encoding bifunctional glutamate N-acetyltransferase/amino-acid acetyltransferase ArgJ encodes MSRSRVTPVPLPIKGVRLSTASLGIKYVGRDDVFLMLFDKPASVAGVFTRSRCPSAPVDFCRTNLPHGIARALVVNSGNANAFTGKRGRDAVHFIAQSLSDLISCQEDEVYVASTGIIGEFLDIGKFDGVFDKLLHNATDDAWLDSAKAMMTTDSYAKTAVRTVNIDGVKVTINGMAKGAGMIAPDMATTLAFVVTDIDISSPVLQILLSEGVEHSFNSITVDSDTSTSDTLMLFSTGTVSENVPPITSIDDQRLSTFRPVLFDILKDLALQVVCDGEGASKILEVTVKGAENATSAKQVAFSIANSPLVKTAFASGSIGWWGRIVMAIGKSGAFVDRDSISVWFRNIRIATNGEPEINFSQEDVHSIMKEECIPIVVDLGIGDGVHTVWTCDFSGEYVQFNSNCQS; translated from the coding sequence ATGTCGCGATCTCGCGTTACTCCTGTTCCCCTGCCGATAAAAGGAGTGAGGCTATCTACCGCTTCTTTAGGCATTAAATATGTTGGACGTGATGATGTATTTTTAATGTTATTTGATAAACCAGCATCTGTTGCAGGGGTTTTTACTCGTTCACGTTGTCCATCAGCGCCTGTAGATTTTTGTCGGACAAATTTGCCGCATGGTATTGCAAGGGCATTGGTAGTTAATTCTGGTAATGCTAATGCATTCACAGGGAAAAGAGGGCGGGATGCTGTGCATTTTATTGCTCAATCTCTATCTGATCTGATATCTTGTCAAGAAGATGAGGTTTATGTTGCTTCTACAGGTATCATTGGTGAATTTTTGGATATTGGCAAGTTTGATGGTGTTTTTGATAAACTTCTTCATAATGCCACTGATGATGCTTGGCTTGATTCTGCTAAAGCGATGATGACTACAGATAGTTATGCTAAGACTGCAGTGCGCACGGTCAATATCGATGGGGTTAAAGTAACAATCAATGGTATGGCTAAAGGGGCAGGGATGATTGCCCCTGATATGGCGACTACCCTTGCATTTGTTGTGACAGATATTGATATTTCTTCTCCTGTGTTGCAGATTCTTTTATCTGAAGGAGTTGAGCATAGTTTTAATTCTATTACAGTGGATAGCGATACTTCAACCTCTGATACCCTTATGTTATTTTCGACAGGTACTGTTTCCGAAAATGTTCCTCCCATTACCAGTATAGATGATCAGCGTTTATCTACTTTTCGTCCAGTTCTTTTTGATATTTTAAAGGATTTAGCTCTTCAAGTGGTGTGTGATGGAGAAGGAGCTTCAAAGATTCTTGAAGTTACTGTTAAAGGAGCCGAAAATGCTACATCTGCGAAACAAGTAGCTTTTTCTATCGCCAATTCTCCTTTGGTTAAAACTGCATTTGCTAGTGGAAGCATCGGATGGTGGGGACGCATAGTAATGGCTATTGGAAAGTCTGGGGCGTTTGTAGATCGTGATAGCATATCCGTTTGGTTTAGAAATATCAGAATTGCTACCAATGGTGAGCCAGAAATTAATTTTTCTCAAGAAGACGTGCATTCTATAATGAAAGAAGAATGTATACCTATAGTGGTTGATCTTGGCATTGGGGATGGCGTTCACACGGTTTGGACCTGTGATTTTAGTGGAGAATATGTTCAGTTTAATAGTAACTGCCAAAGTTAA
- a CDS encoding (deoxy)nucleoside triphosphate pyrophosphohydrolase, with protein MNIMPKKILLVVACAVFGSYEKVLLSCRPKNKSYAGFWEFPGGKIEDGETPEEALVRELSEELSIIVKPVDLIPLTFVSHSYDKFHLLMPFFSCHHFEGSPRSCEGQEIKWVSLDDVKNHSILPADQPLISFLQRYSHHI; from the coding sequence ATGAATATAATGCCGAAAAAAATCCTATTAGTGGTTGCGTGTGCAGTTTTTGGGTCTTATGAAAAGGTTTTGCTTTCTTGTCGCCCTAAAAACAAATCATATGCGGGATTTTGGGAATTTCCAGGGGGGAAAATTGAAGATGGGGAAACTCCAGAGGAAGCTTTGGTACGCGAATTATCTGAAGAGTTATCTATTATTGTTAAGCCAGTTGATTTGATTCCTCTCACTTTTGTGAGTCATTCTTACGATAAGTTCCATCTTTTGATGCCCTTTTTTTCCTGTCATCATTTTGAGGGTAGTCCACGATCTTGTGAGGGGCAGGAAATAAAGTGGGTGTCACTTGATGATGTGAAAAATCATTCTATATTACCAGCAGATCAGCCTCTCATTTCTTTTTTGCAACGCTATTCTCACCATATATAG
- a CDS encoding Npt1/Npt2 family nucleotide transporter: MVCNQKILNFLLKMWQVFCAVKMSEAKKFIPMTLMMFLVLFNFSTLRPLKDSLVVPNMGAEVISFVKLWCVFPSAILFTIIYMKLSNILDSEKLFYIVVSFFVSFFVIFAFVLYPYRDFIHPSPQTIKIWVSSFPFFKWFLFLAGKWSFALFYVFAELWGAVMINLMFWQFANRITKTEEATRFYATFGLVGNVGLIFAGGIIIKLSKLTDALMIYYSMLTLILSSFLLMAIYRWMNVYVLTDPKQYSPRKGALKKKLKLSVSDSLKMALNSKYLGYIVLLVICYGTAINLVEGPWKAKVRELYPSQNDYAQFMGQFIQWTGIVTIVFMILGSNILKSVSWFTSAIITPLMILITGGGFFVFVIFENALLPLTEDIMKLTPLVLAVFLGALQNILSKATKYTMFDSTKEMAFIPLDDEFKIKGKAVVDVIGGRLAKSGGAVIQSFIFMFVPMATFSTIIPFLTGIFLFLMFIWMYVVTQLNKEYTQLLDKE, translated from the coding sequence GTGGTGTGTAATCAGAAAATACTCAATTTTTTGCTAAAGATGTGGCAGGTGTTTTGTGCTGTCAAAATGTCGGAAGCAAAGAAATTTATCCCTATGACACTTATGATGTTTCTTGTGTTGTTTAATTTTAGTACTTTGAGGCCTTTAAAGGATAGTTTGGTTGTTCCAAATATGGGGGCAGAGGTTATTAGTTTCGTAAAATTATGGTGTGTTTTCCCTTCTGCGATTCTCTTTACAATTATATATATGAAATTATCTAATATTTTAGATAGTGAAAAACTTTTTTATATAGTAGTTAGTTTTTTTGTTTCGTTCTTTGTGATTTTTGCGTTTGTTCTTTATCCTTATCGTGATTTTATCCATCCATCTCCGCAAACAATTAAAATTTGGGTATCTTCCTTTCCTTTCTTTAAATGGTTTCTTTTTTTAGCAGGCAAATGGTCTTTTGCATTGTTCTACGTTTTCGCAGAGCTTTGGGGAGCCGTCATGATCAACCTGATGTTTTGGCAATTTGCAAATAGGATTACCAAAACAGAAGAAGCAACACGCTTTTATGCGACTTTTGGGTTAGTAGGAAATGTGGGTTTGATATTTGCTGGTGGTATTATCATAAAGCTTTCCAAGCTTACAGATGCGCTTATGATATATTATTCAATGCTTACTTTAATCCTTTCTAGTTTTTTGCTGATGGCAATATACAGATGGATGAATGTTTATGTTTTAACTGATCCAAAACAGTATTCGCCTCGGAAAGGTGCCTTGAAAAAGAAGTTAAAATTATCGGTTTCTGATAGTCTTAAAATGGCGCTTAATTCTAAGTATTTAGGCTATATCGTTTTGCTGGTGATTTGTTATGGAACTGCTATTAATTTAGTTGAAGGCCCTTGGAAAGCAAAGGTTCGGGAACTATATCCATCTCAGAATGATTATGCGCAGTTTATGGGTCAGTTTATACAATGGACTGGTATCGTGACTATCGTATTTATGATACTTGGTAGTAATATTCTCAAAAGTGTTAGCTGGTTTACTTCTGCTATTATTACTCCTCTGATGATATTAATTACAGGAGGAGGTTTCTTCGTATTTGTTATCTTTGAAAATGCGCTTTTACCTTTGACAGAGGATATAATGAAACTTACTCCTTTGGTATTGGCGGTTTTTTTAGGTGCTTTGCAAAATATTTTGAGCAAGGCAACCAAGTATACAATGTTTGATTCAACCAAAGAGATGGCTTTTATTCCTTTAGATGATGAATTTAAAATAAAGGGTAAGGCGGTCGTAGATGTTATAGGGGGAAGACTTGCTAAGTCTGGTGGAGCTGTAATTCAGTCTTTTATATTTATGTTTGTTCCTATGGCAACGTTTTCAACTATTATTCCTTTTTTAACTGGTATTTTTCTATTTTTGATGTTCATTTGGATGTATGTAGTAACTCAATTGAACAAAGAATATACTCAGTTACTTGATAAAGAATAG
- a CDS encoding methyltransferase domain-containing protein produces MNLLFDMQLINKNRLRSLRQKDFSSHFLLDIVAKEISFRLNMINKTFDNAMELHGATGIVGRTCMKTQKISRMIRTEISTEFSTSDNTVLACPLEDIPSIPQPIDLILSPLTLHIINDTLGMFLKIKNTLKRGGVFLAAIPGVGTLRELRKSLLQAETEITGGASPRIIPFMDIKSAGALMQKAGFISPIIDQDNYTVYYKSMFHLMHDLRKMGMSNPLIHRSTTPPKKSLFTRAAEIYAEENSESTGNVTANFSIIYVIGWKSSASKEEKIVK; encoded by the coding sequence ATGAATCTTCTTTTTGATATGCAATTAATTAATAAAAATCGCCTCCGATCTCTTCGACAAAAAGATTTTTCGTCTCATTTCCTCTTAGATATAGTCGCTAAGGAAATATCTTTTCGACTGAATATGATCAATAAAACCTTTGACAATGCTATGGAACTACATGGAGCAACTGGAATAGTTGGACGCACCTGTATGAAAACCCAAAAAATTAGTCGCATGATTCGCACTGAAATTTCTACAGAATTTTCTACTTCAGACAATACAGTTCTCGCCTGCCCTCTTGAAGATATTCCTTCTATTCCTCAACCTATTGACTTAATTTTATCCCCTCTAACCCTCCATATAATCAATGATACTCTGGGTATGTTTCTAAAAATAAAAAATACATTAAAGCGAGGAGGAGTGTTTTTAGCAGCAATTCCTGGGGTAGGAACCCTCCGTGAACTTCGCAAATCGCTATTACAAGCTGAGACAGAAATAACTGGCGGCGCCAGCCCTCGTATCATTCCATTTATGGATATTAAGAGCGCAGGAGCTCTAATGCAAAAAGCGGGCTTTATCTCTCCTATTATAGATCAAGATAATTATACCGTATATTATAAATCAATGTTTCATCTTATGCATGATTTACGTAAAATGGGAATGTCCAACCCCCTTATTCACCGCAGCACAACCCCCCCTAAAAAATCACTTTTCACACGCGCTGCCGAAATATACGCAGAAGAAAATTCTGAATCGACAGGAAATGTAACCGCTAATTTCTCTATTATTTATGTGATCGGATGGAAATCTTCTGCTTCTAAAGAAGAAAAAATAGTAAAATAA
- the lepA gene encoding translation elongation factor 4 — MQNKPTPLSRIRNFSIVAHIDHGKSTLADRFIQYCRGLTEREMSSQVLDNMDIERERGITIKAQTVRLNYTSENGQDYLLNLIDTPGHVDFTYEVSRSLSACEGSLLVVDASQGVEAQTIANVYQAIDNNHELITVLNKADLPSADPERVKKQIEETIGINTDDSLLISAKTGEGIQQLLEKIIQQLPHPTSPEGENAPLKALLIDSWYNSYLGVMVLVRIINGKLTKGQTIRLMGTNAKYKVERIGVLTPKMVDIETLYPGEIGVMMASIKEVSHTRVGDTITDDDFPTTSALPGFKEIQPVVFCGLFPVDASQFENLRTAIKKLRLNDASFSFELENSTALGFGFRCGFLGLLHLEIIQERLEREFDLDLIGTSPSVIYNLSMRDGSIIELSNPSDMPDITKISELKEPWISVTIITPTEYLGSILKLCQERRGIQIDMNHIENRTILAYELPLNEVIFDFYDRLKSVSRGYASFDYTVIDYRNGDLVKLTILVNDETVDALSILVHRSVAEKRGRGICEKLKNLIPQQMFQIAIQAAIGGRIIARETVKARRKDVTAKCYGGDITRKRKLLEKQKDGKKRMRRFGKVDIPQNAFISILKSNNE; from the coding sequence ATGCAAAACAAACCCACCCCCCTATCAAGAATACGCAATTTTTCCATCGTAGCTCATATCGACCATGGAAAATCAACCCTTGCAGATCGATTTATTCAATATTGCAGAGGTCTCACCGAACGTGAAATGTCTTCGCAAGTCCTGGATAACATGGATATAGAACGTGAACGAGGAATCACAATCAAAGCACAGACAGTCCGCCTCAATTATACAAGTGAAAATGGTCAAGATTATCTGTTAAATCTCATTGATACCCCTGGACACGTAGATTTTACATATGAGGTTTCCCGCTCTCTTTCAGCCTGTGAAGGATCTCTTCTTGTAGTAGACGCAAGCCAAGGCGTGGAAGCGCAAACCATTGCAAATGTTTACCAAGCAATTGATAACAATCATGAACTTATTACTGTCCTCAATAAAGCAGATCTGCCTTCTGCAGACCCAGAGCGTGTAAAAAAACAAATTGAAGAGACCATTGGCATCAACACAGATGATTCTTTGCTTATCTCAGCAAAAACAGGGGAAGGAATACAACAGCTTCTGGAAAAAATTATACAACAATTACCACATCCTACAAGCCCAGAGGGAGAGAACGCTCCACTCAAAGCCCTACTCATCGATAGCTGGTACAATAGCTACCTTGGCGTCATGGTGTTAGTTCGAATTATAAATGGAAAACTAACAAAGGGACAGACCATAAGATTAATGGGAACCAACGCAAAATACAAAGTAGAACGCATTGGAGTTTTAACACCTAAAATGGTAGATATAGAAACATTATATCCTGGAGAGATCGGCGTCATGATGGCCTCTATTAAAGAGGTCTCCCATACTCGCGTTGGCGATACCATAACCGACGATGATTTTCCAACCACCTCAGCCTTACCCGGATTCAAAGAAATACAGCCTGTTGTTTTTTGTGGCTTATTCCCCGTAGATGCTTCCCAATTTGAAAACCTACGAACAGCGATAAAAAAATTACGGCTTAATGATGCGTCTTTTTCTTTTGAGTTAGAGAATTCCACTGCCCTTGGATTCGGTTTTAGATGTGGTTTTCTTGGACTCCTTCATCTGGAAATCATTCAAGAACGCCTTGAACGAGAATTTGATTTAGACCTTATAGGAACCTCTCCATCTGTCATATACAACCTATCCATGCGTGATGGCAGTATAATAGAGCTCAGCAATCCATCAGATATGCCAGATATCACAAAAATTTCTGAATTGAAAGAACCTTGGATTAGCGTAACTATTATAACACCAACCGAATATCTAGGATCTATTCTTAAATTATGCCAAGAAAGACGCGGCATACAAATTGACATGAACCACATTGAAAATCGGACAATACTAGCTTATGAACTTCCCCTTAATGAAGTCATTTTTGATTTTTACGATCGTCTCAAATCAGTTTCCAGAGGATATGCATCTTTCGATTATACTGTCATCGATTATAGAAACGGCGATCTGGTAAAACTTACTATCTTGGTCAACGATGAAACAGTAGATGCTCTTTCCATATTGGTTCATCGTTCTGTTGCGGAAAAACGCGGTCGAGGAATATGTGAAAAATTAAAAAATCTCATTCCACAACAAATGTTTCAAATAGCAATCCAAGCAGCAATTGGAGGCCGTATTATTGCCCGAGAAACAGTAAAAGCACGTCGCAAAGATGTAACAGCAAAGTGCTATGGCGGAGATATAACACGTAAACGCAAACTATTAGAAAAACAAAAAGATGGAAAGAAACGTATGCGTCGTTTTGGAAAAGTAGATATACCTCAAAACGCCTTCATTTCTATTTTAAAAAGCAATAACGAATAA
- the infC gene encoding translation initiation factor IF-3, translating to MLLHNPVVVKLIMADGQGVNEISTSEALKKAQEANLDLVEIDSSANPPICKMLDLRKLKYTMQKNAAEARKKQKSVDTKEVKLSPGIKSNDYEVKLRSIDGFLRGGCKVKVYVRFRGREMMYPDQGYNLLTKIKNHVSEISRVDYEPKFEGRQMIMILSPK from the coding sequence GTGTTACTACATAACCCCGTAGTTGTTAAGTTGATAATGGCTGATGGTCAGGGCGTAAATGAGATCAGCACTTCAGAAGCCTTGAAAAAGGCACAAGAAGCGAACTTAGACCTTGTGGAAATTGATTCCTCAGCCAATCCTCCTATTTGCAAGATGCTTGATTTGCGTAAGTTAAAGTATACTATGCAAAAAAATGCGGCAGAAGCTCGTAAGAAGCAGAAAAGCGTTGATACAAAAGAGGTAAAACTCAGCCCTGGTATTAAGTCAAATGATTATGAGGTAAAATTAAGATCTATAGATGGCTTCCTAAGGGGTGGTTGTAAGGTAAAAGTATATGTCAGATTTCGAGGGCGTGAAATGATGTATCCGGATCAAGGATATAATCTGTTAACAAAGATCAAGAATCACGTTAGTGAGATTTCTAGAGTTGATTACGAGCCTAAATTTGAAGGTCGGCAGATGATTATGATTTTATCTCCAAAGTGA
- the rpmI gene encoding 50S ribosomal protein L35 — MPKMKTNSSSKKRFSITASGKVKAQAAGKRHGMIKRSNKFIRNARGAMVLGAADAKKIIRNYLPNGL, encoded by the coding sequence ATGCCTAAGATGAAAACGAATTCTTCTTCTAAGAAGCGTTTCAGTATTACTGCTAGCGGGAAAGTTAAAGCGCAGGCTGCGGGTAAGCGTCATGGAATGATAAAAAGATCGAATAAGTTTATTCGTAATGCGCGGGGTGCCATGGTTTTGGGTGCTGCTGATGCAAAGAAGATTATAAGGAACTACCTTCCTAATGGTCTTTAG
- the rplT gene encoding 50S ribosomal protein L20, which yields MTRVKRGVVSNAKHKKVLKLAKGFYGRRKNTIRTAKAAVDRSRQYAYRDRRVKKRDFRSLWIQRINAAVRLYDLNYSQFINGLQKAGITLDRRTLSELAIEKPGSFEKIVDVSKANLI from the coding sequence GTGACTCGTGTTAAGAGAGGCGTCGTTTCTAACGCTAAGCATAAAAAAGTTTTAAAGTTAGCCAAAGGGTTTTATGGTCGTCGTAAGAATACTATAAGAACTGCTAAGGCTGCTGTCGATCGATCTCGGCAGTATGCGTATCGTGATCGTAGGGTTAAAAAGCGTGATTTTAGATCTTTGTGGATTCAGCGTATTAATGCTGCTGTTCGCTTATATGATTTAAATTATTCTCAGTTTATTAATGGTTTGCAAAAGGCAGGCATTACTCTTGATCGTAGGACTCTTTCCGAGCTTGCTATTGAAAAGCCAGGTTCTTTTGAAAAAATTGTCGATGTTTCGAAGGCCAACTTGATATAA